In Sporichthya polymorpha DSM 43042, a genomic segment contains:
- a CDS encoding CaiB/BaiF CoA transferase family protein has translation MLDLSENIAGPLACMILADLGADVVKVERPGTGDATRTLPPRWDSADGGEATVFLGFNRNKRSLAIDVRRPEARDAVLRIGRDVDVVVESFRPGVATRLGLDFEAFAAVNDRLVHCAVSAFGTGPIGHDRAGYDALIQAFSGILDATGEPGGGPCRAAPSIIDMTTGMWAALAVQAALHRRDSEPGPQQLEATLVDTGLFLMTHQIMGYLGAGTSPTRLGSAAPSAAPYQVWNTADRPIMIATSTDRTYTTLCRVLERPDLADDPRYRTMPDRLAHRDVLAAEIGAVLGTRGAGDWLERLWAAGVPAGPVHDLAAALADPLTKERGLLASAEPGRIPDLQQLHLPMDNERSAPLRQPPVVGEHTDEVLAEAGFSADDIAKITEEYTR, from the coding sequence GTGCTCGATCTGAGCGAGAACATCGCGGGGCCGCTGGCCTGCATGATCCTGGCCGATCTCGGCGCGGACGTGGTCAAGGTGGAGCGCCCGGGGACCGGTGACGCCACCCGGACCCTCCCGCCGCGCTGGGACTCTGCGGACGGGGGAGAAGCGACGGTCTTCCTTGGGTTCAATCGCAACAAGCGGAGCCTGGCCATCGACGTCCGCCGACCGGAGGCGAGGGACGCGGTGCTGCGCATCGGACGGGATGTCGATGTCGTCGTCGAGTCCTTCCGGCCGGGCGTGGCCACCCGCCTCGGCTTGGATTTCGAGGCGTTTGCCGCCGTCAACGACCGGCTCGTCCACTGTGCGGTCTCGGCCTTCGGCACCGGTCCCATCGGGCACGATCGCGCCGGCTATGACGCGCTCATCCAGGCGTTCAGCGGAATTCTCGACGCCACCGGTGAACCGGGCGGCGGGCCGTGCCGGGCCGCTCCGTCGATCATCGACATGACAACCGGCATGTGGGCCGCCTTGGCGGTTCAGGCGGCGCTGCACCGGCGCGACTCAGAGCCCGGACCCCAGCAGTTGGAAGCGACGCTCGTCGATACCGGTCTGTTTCTGATGACCCACCAGATCATGGGGTACCTCGGCGCCGGCACGTCCCCGACGCGGCTCGGCTCGGCGGCCCCGAGTGCGGCGCCGTATCAGGTCTGGAACACCGCGGACCGTCCGATCATGATCGCGACGTCCACCGATCGGACCTACACGACGTTGTGCCGTGTCCTCGAACGGCCGGACTTGGCCGACGACCCGCGATACCGCACCATGCCGGACCGGCTCGCCCACCGGGACGTGCTGGCGGCCGAGATCGGTGCTGTCCTGGGAACGCGCGGGGCGGGCGACTGGCTGGAAAGGCTCTGGGCGGCAGGGGTTCCGGCGGGGCCCGTGCACGATCTTGCGGCTGCTCTCGCGGATCCGCTCACCAAGGAACGCGGCCTGCTGGCCAGCGCGGAGCCGGGCCGGATTCCTGATCTGCAGCAGCTGCACCTGCCGATGGACAACGAGCGGTCGGCTCCGCTTCGTCAGCCGCCCGTCGTCGGTGAGCACACCGACGAAGTTCTTGCCGAGGCTGGATTCTCGGCCGACGACATCGCGAAGATCACCGAGGAGTACACCCGATGA
- a CDS encoding AMP-binding protein has translation MSARPDTDQVAVAEAAERRQALEDRWKIWQPRTIPQLIDTVADEHPDRPYVLTDERAYSYADIAAWSVRLAAGLASQGIGPGDHVAVDLANFPETVALKYAVGRLGATTVSINFLLRQEELGYVLRQSRAKLLITMDTFRDLDYLAALDGLAPGWESGDFTGLPDLTGVFVHPTGARAAGRGRSLDALVESGGHISNTEVLARTGAVDPHSVSDLLYTSGTTGAAKGAMLTHDGVLRTAYASAYTRAMDDGYRIGFAMPIYHVFGYVEATMSVPWVGGAICPKPTFDAADLLGAVGRHQLAELMAVPAMTAPMLDEARSGSYDLGSLTTMFSSGAAHRPGMFAEMKEVLGVSRLFTAYGQTETTASTTCVQPGDSVDTLQTTLGCHKPAGIAGDPALGGVLARYKVVGPQGEELPPGEIGALIVRGPIVTRGYFDKPAETAELIDAEGWLHTGDLGSFDEYGYIRLTGRKKESYRCGGELVLPSEVEEVLSGFPGVAAVHVVGIPHDRMGEVGCAWIVPADPGQVPEPEALIAHCKERLARFKVPAAVLFTAAGDIPMTVTGRVKKFELVARAVRELSGRRSPS, from the coding sequence GTGAGCGCGCGTCCCGACACTGACCAGGTGGCCGTCGCCGAGGCCGCGGAGCGACGGCAGGCACTCGAGGATCGGTGGAAGATCTGGCAGCCACGGACCATCCCGCAGTTGATCGACACGGTGGCGGACGAGCATCCCGACCGGCCGTACGTGCTGACCGACGAGCGGGCGTACTCGTACGCCGACATCGCGGCGTGGTCGGTACGTCTGGCTGCCGGACTCGCATCACAGGGAATCGGACCGGGTGACCACGTGGCGGTCGACCTGGCGAACTTCCCGGAGACCGTGGCACTGAAGTACGCCGTTGGCCGGCTCGGCGCGACCACCGTGTCGATCAACTTCCTGCTCCGGCAGGAGGAACTCGGTTACGTCCTGCGGCAGTCTCGGGCGAAGTTGCTGATCACGATGGACACCTTCCGCGACCTCGACTACCTCGCGGCGCTGGACGGGCTCGCTCCGGGATGGGAGTCCGGAGACTTCACCGGGTTGCCCGACCTGACGGGGGTGTTCGTGCATCCGACAGGTGCGAGGGCTGCCGGGCGTGGTCGGTCCCTGGACGCACTCGTCGAGTCGGGTGGGCACATCTCTAACACCGAGGTGCTGGCGCGGACCGGCGCGGTCGATCCACACTCGGTCTCCGACCTGCTGTACACCTCGGGCACCACCGGTGCCGCCAAGGGCGCGATGCTCACGCACGACGGCGTGCTGCGGACCGCCTACGCGAGCGCGTACACCCGCGCGATGGACGACGGTTACCGCATCGGATTCGCGATGCCGATCTATCACGTGTTCGGCTACGTCGAGGCGACGATGTCGGTGCCGTGGGTCGGCGGGGCCATCTGCCCGAAACCGACCTTCGACGCCGCTGACCTGCTGGGAGCCGTGGGCCGGCATCAGCTGGCCGAGTTGATGGCGGTCCCGGCGATGACCGCCCCGATGCTCGACGAGGCGCGGTCGGGAAGCTACGACCTCGGCAGCCTGACGACGATGTTCTCCTCCGGTGCGGCGCATCGTCCCGGCATGTTCGCCGAGATGAAGGAGGTCCTCGGGGTATCCCGACTCTTCACTGCCTACGGGCAGACCGAGACCACGGCCTCGACCACGTGCGTCCAGCCCGGGGACTCCGTCGACACACTCCAGACGACGTTGGGGTGCCACAAACCGGCGGGGATCGCGGGCGATCCCGCACTCGGCGGGGTGCTCGCCCGCTACAAGGTGGTTGGCCCCCAGGGCGAGGAACTGCCGCCGGGCGAGATCGGCGCGTTGATCGTGCGTGGCCCCATCGTCACCCGCGGCTATTTCGACAAGCCCGCGGAAACCGCGGAGCTGATCGACGCCGAGGGGTGGCTGCACACGGGCGATCTCGGGTCTTTCGACGAGTACGGCTACATCAGGCTCACCGGCCGGAAGAAGGAGTCCTACCGGTGCGGTGGCGAACTCGTGCTCCCCAGCGAGGTCGAGGAAGTGCTCTCCGGGTTTCCCGGAGTCGCGGCTGTGCACGTCGTCGGGATTCCGCACGACCGTATGGGAGAGGTCGGATGCGCCTGGATCGTGCCGGCTGATCCGGGCCAGGTGCCGGAGCCTGAGGCGCTGATCGCCCACTGCAAGGAGCGACTGGCGCGGTTCAAGGTGCCCGCAGCGGTGCTCTTCACCGCCGCTGGCGACATCCCCATGACCGTGACCGGGCGGGTGAAGAAGTTCGAGCTCGTCGCGCGGGCAGTGCGTGAGCTGAGCGGACGACGATCGCCTTCTTGA
- a CDS encoding SCO6880 family protein, whose product METSTAPTTPLRYGGWQRERCGFLFGMSGARFALVALGLLCLIAPISTRSLGVMLVTWPTAAVLAGLVWLRVAGRTATEWAGLGLAHTWNTARRQNLFFSGAFAPRDPADPTAPAPMDLPGPLAALRFLEADARGLLAGTAGPAEAIAVVHHPLEETYTAIARIRYPGIALADGTRRETRIAAWGGLLAQLCSDASPFVRIAIVQRTVPDDGTALRAWHASALRADAPAAAVEAVTTLLEHSAATGAQHEAWLVLTLDRARARGQIRAAGGGDAGALAVLTRQLAAVTPAVGGAQLEITHWLGVRELAAVVRTAFDPSAVGPLAGRSSLVEGALAPGLDPRLAGPAAADARWSYYRHDSGFSVTFEVLNWPRAGVPAWFLRPILTAHHTARRSVALVVEPIGARRAEQTVMRARTRRSVAVGLRHKTGQLVPEHERQALAEAEDQDRLRAAGHGLVRFVAYLTVTVTDGAALDLACSELETDAGQCGLDVRRMWGAQDIGFYAGALPLGLGLPKMRSWA is encoded by the coding sequence ATGGAAACCTCGACCGCCCCGACGACGCCGCTCCGCTACGGCGGTTGGCAGCGTGAACGCTGCGGGTTCTTGTTCGGGATGTCGGGCGCCCGGTTCGCCCTGGTCGCGCTCGGGCTGCTGTGCCTCATCGCGCCGATCAGCACCCGGTCGCTCGGGGTGATGCTGGTGACCTGGCCCACCGCCGCGGTGCTCGCTGGCTTGGTGTGGCTGCGGGTGGCCGGCCGGACGGCGACGGAGTGGGCCGGGCTCGGGTTGGCGCACACGTGGAACACCGCGCGGCGGCAGAACCTGTTCTTCTCCGGCGCCTTCGCACCGCGGGATCCAGCCGATCCGACCGCCCCGGCGCCGATGGACCTGCCCGGCCCGCTGGCCGCGCTGCGGTTCCTGGAGGCCGACGCCCGAGGGCTGCTCGCGGGGACAGCCGGGCCTGCCGAGGCGATCGCCGTGGTGCACCACCCGCTGGAGGAGACCTACACCGCCATCGCCCGGATCCGCTACCCGGGGATCGCGCTGGCCGACGGCACGCGCCGCGAGACCAGGATCGCCGCGTGGGGCGGCTTGCTCGCCCAGCTGTGCAGCGACGCCAGCCCGTTCGTGCGGATCGCGATCGTGCAGCGCACCGTGCCCGACGACGGGACAGCGCTGCGAGCCTGGCACGCCTCGGCGCTGCGCGCCGACGCACCCGCGGCCGCGGTAGAGGCCGTCACCACGCTGCTCGAACACAGCGCGGCGACCGGCGCGCAGCACGAGGCGTGGTTGGTCCTCACTCTCGACCGGGCCCGGGCCCGGGGGCAGATTCGGGCCGCAGGTGGTGGGGACGCCGGCGCCCTGGCGGTGCTGACCCGGCAGCTCGCCGCGGTCACGCCCGCGGTCGGTGGCGCGCAGCTGGAGATCACCCATTGGCTCGGCGTTCGCGAACTCGCGGCGGTCGTCCGCACCGCGTTCGACCCCTCGGCGGTCGGTCCCTTGGCGGGCCGCTCGTCGCTGGTCGAGGGGGCCCTGGCGCCCGGCCTGGATCCGCGACTCGCCGGCCCGGCAGCGGCGGACGCGCGCTGGTCGTACTACCGGCACGACTCCGGGTTCTCGGTCACGTTCGAGGTATTGAACTGGCCACGGGCGGGCGTGCCGGCGTGGTTCCTCCGCCCCATTCTGACGGCACATCACACCGCACGGCGCAGCGTGGCGCTCGTCGTCGAACCCATCGGAGCCCGCCGGGCCGAGCAGACGGTGATGCGGGCACGCACCCGGCGGTCGGTGGCGGTCGGGCTGCGGCACAAGACCGGCCAGCTGGTGCCCGAGCACGAACGGCAAGCCCTGGCCGAGGCAGAGGACCAGGACCGGTTGCGCGCCGCGGGGCACGGGCTCGTGCGGTTCGTCGCCTACCTCACCGTCACGGTCACCGACGGGGCCGCGCTGGACCTGGCCTGCTCGGAGCTGGAGACCGACGCCGGGCAGTGCGGGCTGGACGTGCGACGGATGTGGGGCGCGCAGGACATCGGCTTCTACGCCGGGGCTCTGCCGTTGGGTCTGGGTCTGCCGAAGATGCGGAGCTGGGCATGA
- a CDS encoding type IV secretory system conjugative DNA transfer family protein, producing the protein MSTAPTEYGYRLGRSVRPRGVELWSRLDRSTRVIGPMGSGKTMRLIAPALREAPGAALATSTKADLYELTVVPRRARGPVVAMDPLRIVPGAEPLRWSPIHGAERSRVAEHRGRAFTAGVRTGMTVASEGAIFYRHRAGSLIMCLLHAAALDGASIRQVLAWSRRPHDPAPRRILDTHPGAEPGWADKLAGIVTGDDRTIGNTMATVEQALAAFDHEELTAAIDLPTEKCTDVRALIRANGTVYALGKDTAYGSVAPLVTAIVEDVLDAAEEIGYERPGGRLDPPFLAALDEAPSIAPIPTLRQRVADGRGRGICVIYAAQGWAGVVARWGAAEAAELAAITSNLVVYGGCKDPDFLHEMERLCGQRRITVANRSRTHGRYGSASVSTQETWEPVLRAHEIGTLDVARGNALVLAENLPPVIARQTALFERRRLWRSVVEPELKEVRAEAARVRSRENPALCASQRSAGATGE; encoded by the coding sequence ATGAGCACTGCGCCGACGGAGTACGGGTACCGGCTGGGCCGCTCGGTCCGGCCACGTGGCGTCGAACTGTGGTCACGTCTGGACCGCTCGACCCGCGTGATCGGGCCGATGGGCTCGGGCAAGACGATGCGGCTGATCGCCCCGGCGCTACGGGAGGCACCCGGGGCGGCGCTGGCCACGTCGACGAAGGCCGACCTGTACGAGCTGACCGTCGTGCCTCGCCGCGCCCGAGGGCCGGTAGTGGCAATGGACCCGCTCCGGATCGTGCCTGGGGCAGAGCCGCTGCGGTGGTCCCCGATACATGGGGCGGAACGGTCGAGGGTGGCCGAGCACCGCGGCCGCGCGTTTACGGCCGGCGTCCGGACTGGCATGACCGTTGCCAGCGAAGGTGCGATCTTCTACCGGCACCGAGCCGGTTCGCTGATCATGTGTCTATTGCACGCGGCTGCGCTCGATGGCGCCTCCATCCGGCAGGTGCTCGCGTGGTCACGCCGGCCGCACGACCCGGCCCCCCGGCGGATCCTCGACACGCATCCCGGCGCGGAGCCCGGATGGGCGGACAAGCTGGCCGGCATCGTCACCGGCGACGACCGGACCATCGGGAACACCATGGCGACCGTCGAACAGGCCCTCGCCGCGTTCGACCACGAGGAACTCACCGCGGCTATCGACCTGCCAACGGAGAAGTGCACCGACGTGCGCGCGCTGATCCGAGCGAACGGAACGGTGTACGCGCTCGGGAAGGACACCGCCTACGGGTCGGTGGCCCCGCTGGTGACGGCGATTGTCGAGGACGTCCTCGACGCTGCCGAGGAGATCGGCTACGAGCGCCCTGGTGGGCGACTCGACCCACCGTTTCTCGCCGCGCTCGACGAGGCGCCGAGCATCGCGCCGATTCCGACGCTGCGTCAGCGGGTCGCCGACGGCCGCGGGCGAGGGATCTGCGTCATCTACGCCGCCCAGGGCTGGGCCGGAGTCGTCGCGCGGTGGGGCGCTGCGGAGGCCGCCGAACTGGCGGCCATCACGTCCAACCTGGTCGTGTACGGCGGGTGCAAGGACCCGGACTTCCTGCACGAGATGGAGCGGCTGTGCGGACAACGGCGCATCACCGTCGCGAACCGCAGTCGCACCCACGGACGCTACGGATCCGCCTCAGTGTCCACGCAGGAGACCTGGGAGCCGGTGTTGCGAGCCCACGAGATCGGCACCCTCGACGTAGCCCGCGGCAACGCCTTGGTGCTCGCCGAGAACCTCCCGCCAGTGATTGCCCGTCAGACTGCACTCTTCGAACGGCGCCGGCTGTGGCGCAGCGTCGTCGAGCCGGAACTGAAGGAGGTTCGGGCCGAGGCGGCTCGCGTTCGATCCCGGGAGAACCCCGCGCTCTGCGCGTCCCAACGCTCGGCGGGGGCGACGGGTGAGTGA
- the mobF gene encoding MobF family relaxase — MAYVTRIGPSVAQVEYRLVAGAGCGTQMRPDFDGPSATDPPAGADAAPPSAVDQGTSSDPQIDYRADGERPLRWVGAGCADYGVIEGAPFRAGDLAKARQLMDGVDWRTGERLVAAKVEAAPSAKVPGAPLLQAIRAEANRRDLDPDELLSTDRHRQLLRRLERGVRARGELYALHVDLAAPLAEAAGLDPPAIWGQTFTDALRHRNDRIDVRNRGYDIALTLPKSFSVLLAFAPPALAADLERQVFDGAVHDTLRYAESVAAYGMRGHHGDGRSAERIDGSGFVGWSLIHRTSRAGDPHHHVHLCIANMTNGTDGQWSAIAAGGRDLMRHTHAIGAYFEARTRDLLHTRFGITCSRNLDSGQWEIDGIPPATIRLFSKRDDQIRSFLHRLGLTWDGASLGVRRTARDATRDVKDPDAAVSDADLRARWHAEARAYGDDPARIVAIVRRLRGRPPHPLDLNAIAARVFDPATGLTANRKIFDRAAAFARILELLPDGVPDLPTADRIVDAILDRSPQAIALPPAGPQHMSDVARYTTADLVTAEQTVLSSARDRIGVGAAAVPGPVATAALGAYEARTGRTLSDEQRAAYHRLVGGGHGIDALIGVAGSGKTAIIAAAREAWHAAGYTVTGTATAAVAAQHLRAEAGIPTTTIAALLHGAHVLGDVLIVDEAAMVDERAMAALVAAAGQQGTKIVAIGDPKQLRAAGPGGSFAHVHHIIDGLTLTTNRRQRDPADRAAVALARDGRYADALRDWAARGHVHATATREDALVAMVTAFLDHRAGYPDPQQRLRQVLMIAYTNADVTALNHGARALLQQAGEVSTAERTYHLAGGDTLALAVGDTVRVRTNLWSRTDPDKALLNGHRGLISALHRNGSITVTWTLGDEPVRNTVVTAAEIARGALSHGYAITDHAAQGQTADVALVYPAGMDANAAYPALTRHRNELHLFIGLDQVEDEIAQLRLGPAPQSDPAAVRKRAVEGLAAAITTTPEPMVSLELVRATSPRDLISTPRPAPAVDQPAGIAAERLRAAVAAAAEFYAAQPHPVWVPAYLAGRGLTLADLPGAGYAPPEPTALRDHLRSRGFGDEELIAAGLLTPSRDGTLIDRLRGRLILPIRDEIDPVAFLGRAHPSATLAPKWLNTPQTDLYSKGHLLYGLGEQADALRGGAIPVLAEGALDAAAITRAGAGRYVGLAPLGTAVTDRHLHALAQLVGVVRDIIVAFDADPAGQSAAARAYPRARELSPLPRALRLPDGADPASYLAAAGPDALLRRLDASRPLIDDVIEHRLAARGDQLRWVEGRVAALRDVAPLVAELPTEEVGVRIAALADRLDLDRRTVLDEVVAAAPRQAPTDPPSGRNDGSPRDGAPGAASIPRRRRDVEAAARRASPRRERRAAPDRGHDRTIGR; from the coding sequence ATGGCGTACGTCACGCGCATCGGTCCGTCGGTGGCCCAGGTCGAGTACCGGCTTGTGGCGGGGGCGGGCTGCGGGACGCAGATGCGACCCGATTTCGACGGCCCGTCAGCTACCGATCCGCCAGCGGGCGCGGACGCTGCCCCGCCCTCCGCCGTCGACCAGGGCACAAGCTCTGATCCCCAGATCGACTACCGCGCCGACGGTGAGCGACCCCTCCGCTGGGTCGGTGCCGGGTGCGCTGACTATGGCGTGATCGAAGGCGCTCCGTTCCGGGCCGGAGACCTCGCCAAGGCCCGTCAGCTCATGGACGGGGTCGACTGGCGGACCGGCGAGCGGCTCGTCGCGGCGAAGGTGGAGGCGGCCCCGTCGGCCAAGGTTCCCGGCGCCCCGCTGCTCCAGGCAATCCGGGCCGAAGCGAACCGCCGCGACCTCGACCCCGACGAGCTGCTCAGCACTGACCGCCACCGCCAGTTGCTTCGCCGTCTCGAGCGCGGCGTCCGGGCCCGCGGCGAGCTGTACGCGCTCCACGTCGACCTCGCCGCCCCGCTCGCCGAAGCCGCCGGACTGGACCCCCCTGCGATCTGGGGCCAGACGTTCACCGACGCCTTGCGTCATCGCAACGACCGCATCGACGTCCGCAACCGCGGCTACGACATCGCCCTGACCTTGCCGAAATCCTTCTCCGTCCTGCTCGCCTTCGCCCCGCCCGCCCTGGCCGCGGACCTCGAACGGCAGGTCTTCGACGGCGCCGTCCACGACACCCTGCGCTACGCCGAGTCCGTCGCCGCCTACGGGATGCGCGGCCACCACGGCGACGGCCGTTCCGCCGAGCGAATCGACGGCTCCGGATTCGTGGGTTGGTCACTGATCCACCGGACCAGCCGGGCCGGCGACCCGCACCACCATGTCCACCTCTGCATCGCCAACATGACGAACGGCACGGACGGACAGTGGTCGGCGATCGCCGCCGGCGGTCGGGATCTGATGCGCCACACCCACGCCATCGGCGCCTACTTCGAAGCCCGCACCCGCGACCTGCTGCACACCCGGTTCGGCATCACCTGCAGCCGCAACCTCGACTCCGGACAGTGGGAGATCGACGGGATCCCGCCCGCGACGATCCGCCTGTTCTCCAAGCGAGACGACCAGATCCGCTCGTTCCTGCACCGGCTCGGCCTGACCTGGGACGGCGCCAGCCTGGGCGTTCGGCGCACCGCCCGCGACGCCACCCGCGACGTCAAGGACCCCGACGCCGCAGTCTCTGACGCCGACCTCCGCGCCCGCTGGCACGCCGAAGCCCGCGCCTACGGCGACGACCCGGCCCGGATCGTCGCGATCGTCCGACGCCTCCGCGGACGACCCCCGCACCCGCTCGACCTCAACGCGATCGCCGCCCGCGTCTTCGACCCCGCGACCGGGCTGACCGCCAACCGCAAGATCTTCGACCGCGCCGCCGCCTTCGCCCGCATCCTCGAGCTCCTCCCCGACGGCGTCCCTGACCTCCCCACCGCCGACCGCATCGTCGACGCCATCCTGGACCGATCCCCGCAGGCGATCGCCCTGCCGCCCGCCGGCCCGCAACACATGTCCGACGTCGCCCGCTACACCACCGCCGACCTCGTCACCGCCGAGCAGACGGTCCTGTCCTCCGCCCGCGACCGCATCGGCGTCGGCGCCGCGGCCGTCCCGGGCCCGGTCGCCACCGCGGCCCTGGGCGCCTACGAAGCCCGCACCGGCCGGACCCTGTCCGACGAGCAACGCGCCGCCTACCACCGCCTCGTCGGCGGCGGCCACGGCATCGACGCCCTGATCGGCGTCGCCGGCAGCGGCAAGACCGCGATCATCGCCGCCGCTCGCGAAGCCTGGCACGCCGCCGGGTACACCGTCACCGGCACGGCCACCGCTGCCGTGGCCGCCCAGCACCTGCGCGCCGAAGCCGGCATCCCCACCACGACCATTGCCGCTTTGCTGCACGGCGCCCATGTCCTCGGCGACGTGCTGATCGTTGACGAGGCCGCGATGGTCGACGAGCGCGCCATGGCCGCGCTTGTCGCCGCGGCGGGACAGCAGGGCACGAAGATCGTCGCGATCGGTGACCCGAAGCAGCTACGCGCCGCTGGCCCCGGCGGGTCCTTCGCCCACGTCCACCACATCATCGACGGACTCACCCTCACGACCAACCGTCGTCAGCGCGACCCCGCCGACCGCGCCGCCGTCGCGCTCGCCCGCGACGGCCGCTACGCCGACGCCCTGCGCGACTGGGCCGCCCGCGGACACGTTCACGCCACCGCCACCCGCGAGGACGCCCTCGTCGCGATGGTCACTGCCTTCCTTGACCACCGCGCCGGCTACCCCGACCCGCAGCAGCGGCTGCGGCAGGTGCTGATGATCGCGTACACCAACGCCGACGTCACCGCCCTCAACCACGGCGCCCGCGCCCTGCTCCAGCAGGCCGGCGAGGTCAGCACCGCCGAGCGGACCTACCACCTCGCCGGCGGGGACACCCTTGCCCTGGCGGTCGGGGACACTGTCCGGGTCCGGACGAATCTGTGGTCGCGCACCGACCCGGACAAGGCCCTGCTCAACGGCCACCGCGGCCTGATCAGCGCGCTGCACCGCAACGGGTCGATCACCGTCACTTGGACCCTCGGCGACGAGCCGGTCCGGAACACGGTGGTCACCGCCGCCGAGATTGCCCGCGGCGCGCTCTCGCACGGCTACGCCATTACCGACCACGCCGCCCAAGGCCAGACCGCCGACGTCGCGCTGGTGTACCCGGCCGGGATGGACGCCAACGCCGCCTACCCAGCGCTCACCCGGCACCGGAACGAATTGCACCTGTTCATCGGCCTGGACCAGGTCGAGGACGAGATCGCCCAGCTCCGCCTCGGCCCGGCGCCTCAGTCTGACCCGGCCGCGGTGCGGAAGCGCGCGGTCGAAGGTCTCGCCGCCGCCATCACGACCACCCCGGAGCCGATGGTCTCTCTGGAACTGGTCCGCGCCACCTCCCCGCGAGATTTGATTTCGACCCCTCGGCCCGCCCCGGCCGTCGACCAGCCCGCCGGGATTGCGGCGGAGCGGCTACGCGCCGCGGTCGCGGCGGCGGCCGAGTTCTACGCCGCCCAGCCGCACCCGGTGTGGGTCCCGGCGTACCTGGCCGGCCGCGGCCTCACGCTGGCCGACCTGCCCGGCGCGGGCTACGCCCCACCTGAGCCCACCGCCTTGCGAGACCACCTTCGCTCCCGTGGCTTCGGCGATGAGGAGCTCATCGCCGCCGGCCTGCTCACCCCCAGCCGCGACGGCACGCTGATCGACCGGCTGCGCGGCCGACTGATCCTGCCGATCCGCGACGAGATCGACCCGGTCGCCTTCCTGGGCCGCGCGCACCCGTCCGCAACGCTGGCACCGAAGTGGCTGAACACCCCGCAGACCGACCTCTACTCCAAGGGCCACCTGCTCTACGGCCTCGGCGAGCAGGCCGACGCGCTCCGCGGGGGAGCGATACCCGTCCTCGCTGAAGGTGCGCTCGACGCCGCCGCAATCACTCGCGCCGGTGCCGGTAGGTACGTCGGCCTCGCCCCGCTGGGCACTGCTGTGACAGACCGTCACCTTCACGCGTTGGCTCAGCTGGTCGGAGTCGTGCGCGACATCATCGTGGCCTTCGACGCCGACCCCGCCGGCCAATCCGCCGCAGCCCGGGCCTACCCGAGGGCCCGCGAGTTGTCCCCGCTCCCGCGTGCCCTGCGGCTGCCCGACGGGGCCGACCCGGCCAGTTACCTCGCCGCGGCGGGACCGGACGCGCTGCTGCGCAGACTCGACGCCTCGCGACCGCTGATCGACGACGTGATCGAGCACCGCCTTGCCGCCCGCGGCGACCAGCTGCGCTGGGTCGAGGGCCGGGTCGCCGCCCTGCGTGACGTCGCACCGCTGGTTGCCGAACTCCCGACCGAGGAAGTGGGCGTGCGTATCGCAGCACTGGCGGACCGGTTGGATCTCGACCGCCGCACCGTGCTGGACGAGGTCGTGGCCGCCGCCCCGCGGCAGGCTCCAACCGATCCGCCGAGCGGGCGGAACGACGGCTCGCCACGCGACGGTGCCCCCGGGGCAGCGTCGATTCCCCGCCGTCGACGAGACGTCGAGGCCGCCGCCCGCCGTGCTTCGCCGCGCCGTGAGCGACGTGCCGCACCCGACCGCGGGCATGACCGCACGATCGGCCGCTGA